The Lactuca sativa cultivar Salinas chromosome 2, Lsat_Salinas_v11, whole genome shotgun sequence genome includes a window with the following:
- the LOC111885126 gene encoding endonuclease 2 produces MEWAEDVSSKKLTTTPLRFYQLEDEKHYEIFEDNLIEELLFLSYFMGDIHQSLHVGFTSDRGGNMINVWDDSITETAEEIFYDCDVENLVKAIQNNIMKEWEYQVPTREKCIRNQNTCPNLYVKPFFFINLITFNRYASEGIKGACSWAYKGACSWAYKGVDNDFVHGYDYFLSRLPIVNWRLAQDSSCFKYMLEDELSLVSIQSREEEDNENLTGKN; encoded by the exons ATGGAGTGGGCGGAAGATGTGTCATCGAAGAAATTAACAACTACACCACTCAG ATTTTATCAACTTGAAGATGAAAAACATTATGAAATATTTGAAGATAATCTCATAGAAGAACTgctctttctttcttatttcatgGGAGATATTCATCAG TCGCTACATGTAGGATTCACTTCGGATAGAGGTGGGAACATGATCAAT GTTTGGGATGACAGCATAACTGAGACTGCAGAAGAAATATTCTATGATTGTGATGTTGAAAATCTAGTCAAAGCTATTCAGAATAACATAATG AAAGAATGGGAATATCAAGTTCCAACAAGGGAAAAGTGCATCAGAAATCAGAATACTTGTCCCAACTTATATGTGAAACC atttttttttataaatttgattACTTTCAATAGATATGCAAGTGAAGGAATAAAAGGAGCATGTAGTTGGGCATACAAAGGAGCATGTAGTTGGGCATACAAAGGAGTTGACAATGATTTTGTTCATGGATATGACTACTTTTTGTCTCGTTTACCAATTGTTAATTGGCGATTAGCTCAAG acagcTCTTGCTTCAAATATATGTTAGAAGATGAACTATCTCTG GTCTCTATTCAATctagagaagaagaagataatGAGAATTTGACTGGTAAAAACTAG